From Parasphaerochaeta coccoides DSM 17374, a single genomic window includes:
- a CDS encoding sensor histidine kinase, with protein MVKRSYSVKFKVIIIMVIFLMAVTLIMVSASYAFLSTYTRKSIIQTAELNLSLVAAHIAQDIASVDYVSRWSSSNVMISEWIEKLDKYSANTVFTRLLEEYANTRTKQYISRIIITSLDHERLLHYGSNISESQPVNQYSVLDIEPHDISISFSWDRVLHDPFMPHVALPVIPLFRPIGGPNSGGRIIGWSWMGVSTDIIMDKLHTYPLENDNALYLTLGNDTWLIQGTTLVPQAVSPEDGQPTGDTSLSANTSIRTFPDDAGHTQTIVTYQVGTFPIWISQSLSGVQFARQTELYARQLALFILIILLLGIAVSFFFTRIINRPIAKLQHRLSAISSGDFSTDPTIEWHNELGDVGRGMNELALSVKDLLETTIEGEKKKQELEYRILQSQINPHFLYNTLNSIKWMASLQQAPGIAEMTTALSRLLKNIAKGTRTVIPLKEELELLDDYFTIQRYRYGGSIRLVVTIGKELEQCPIPRFSLQPLVENAIFHGIEPKGGVGTITIAAHAQEDDTVLITVHDDGVGMTREQIDAIFSGREQNEGMFRDFGVANVNSRLRWTFGERFGMSMKSEEGSYTCVTIRIPRAGYSGDTGNTGDTP; from the coding sequence GCCGCGCATATTGCCCAGGACATTGCTTCGGTCGATTATGTGAGCCGATGGAGTTCGAGCAATGTCATGATTTCCGAATGGATAGAAAAGCTGGACAAATATAGCGCGAACACTGTTTTCACCCGTCTTCTGGAAGAATATGCCAACACCCGTACCAAGCAGTACATATCCCGAATCATCATCACCAGCCTTGATCATGAACGCTTGCTCCACTATGGTTCGAACATCTCTGAAAGCCAGCCTGTGAATCAATACTCCGTGCTGGACATAGAACCACACGACATATCCATAAGTTTTTCCTGGGACAGAGTGCTGCACGATCCTTTCATGCCACATGTTGCCCTCCCTGTCATTCCTTTGTTCCGACCAATCGGAGGGCCAAATTCCGGGGGCAGGATTATAGGCTGGTCATGGATGGGAGTCTCCACCGACATCATCATGGACAAGCTCCATACATACCCGCTGGAAAATGACAACGCCCTCTACTTGACCTTGGGCAATGATACCTGGCTTATCCAGGGGACGACCTTGGTTCCTCAAGCAGTCTCTCCGGAGGATGGACAGCCGACCGGGGACACTTCCTTGAGCGCGAATACAAGCATACGGACGTTCCCGGATGATGCCGGACATACGCAGACAATAGTGACCTATCAGGTGGGAACCTTCCCCATATGGATCAGCCAGAGTCTCTCCGGAGTACAGTTTGCTCGTCAAACAGAACTTTATGCACGCCAACTTGCCCTTTTCATTCTCATCATCCTTCTCCTGGGAATAGCGGTCTCCTTCTTCTTCACCCGTATCATAAATCGTCCCATCGCCAAGCTACAGCACAGGCTGAGCGCCATTTCCTCCGGCGACTTCTCGACTGACCCGACAATCGAATGGCACAACGAACTTGGAGATGTGGGACGCGGCATGAATGAACTTGCGCTCAGCGTGAAGGACTTGCTGGAAACAACCATTGAGGGAGAAAAAAAGAAACAGGAGTTGGAGTACAGGATTTTGCAAAGTCAGATAAATCCTCATTTCCTTTATAACACGCTCAATTCAATAAAATGGATGGCTTCGCTTCAGCAAGCCCCAGGCATTGCCGAAATGACGACCGCCCTCTCCCGCCTTCTGAAAAACATAGCCAAAGGCACACGGACTGTCATCCCGCTCAAAGAGGAACTTGAACTGCTTGATGACTACTTCACCATCCAACGTTACCGTTATGGAGGAAGCATCAGGCTGGTCGTCACCATAGGAAAGGAACTTGAGCAGTGCCCTATTCCACGCTTCAGCCTCCAACCGCTGGTAGAAAACGCCATCTTCCATGGGATAGAGCCGAAAGGAGGCGTCGGAACCATCACCATTGCCGCTCATGCCCAGGAAGATGACACCGTCCTTATTACAGTGCATGATGATGGAGTAGGCATGACCCGCGAACAGATAGACGCCATCTTCTCAGGACGTGAGCAAAACGAGGGCATGTTCCGGGACTTCGGTGTAGCTAACGTCAATTCACGTCTGAGGTGGACCTTCGGAGAACGTTTCGGCATGTCCATGAAAAGCGAGGAAGGAAGCTATACCTGCGTGACCATCAGAATTCCCCGCGCGGGATATTCGGGAGATACGGGAAATACGGGAGATACACCATGA
- a CDS encoding response regulator transcription factor, whose product MIKLILADDEPLVLVGLQNMLAWENHDVTLCGTARNGMELLSMIEQHQPDIVITDIKMPLASGLDAAKVSAERFGRFPLFIMLTNFEDFSYAREALSLRAVDYLVKIELTPQVLAASVDKAVEIAKRENDSSPRKSFSVSGRGGIHPFYDKFFIRLLNNLFENREQFELQKNELGLAMPGASHVVCFCTLGGMKVDTLDNASLAELNTTIVRMLKDTASRFLSCDVIPLDMKSIVVLAHLETKISTETLRTALSLMLQQTEQVIRNYFSVTLTYAIGVPVQDMYDIHHSFFTARRLSLRNSLAVAFPDALDEEAESPEAVFMHRDAIAKSIEELDTVSLDASITNLLHVMEERQLSFSEAMDAACAVLYMALTLLPDGQTVIDGIFSDSPDGYRSIYSCKNHEDIMKWLSNLAAGLSKDMASKRQDYRQMVVRNVQTYIHENISRKLSLGEVSALFGFSQNYLSHLFTKYVGTSFVEYVTRAKISTAKEMMVSSNDKIYAIAEKLGFENSFYFSKVFKKVEGISPRDYMNRTISQGEQHTP is encoded by the coding sequence ATGATTAAACTTATCCTGGCTGACGATGAGCCGTTGGTGCTCGTAGGGCTACAGAACATGCTTGCCTGGGAAAATCATGATGTCACTCTCTGTGGTACTGCCCGCAACGGCATGGAATTGCTCTCTATGATTGAACAGCACCAGCCTGACATTGTAATCACTGACATCAAGATGCCGCTGGCCTCCGGTCTGGACGCGGCCAAGGTGAGCGCGGAACGTTTCGGACGGTTCCCGTTGTTCATCATGCTGACCAATTTCGAGGATTTCTCCTATGCCCGTGAAGCCCTGAGCTTGCGGGCGGTCGATTATCTGGTCAAGATTGAGTTGACGCCCCAGGTACTTGCGGCATCAGTGGACAAAGCGGTCGAGATAGCCAAGCGTGAGAATGATTCCTCCCCCCGTAAATCCTTCTCCGTATCAGGACGGGGAGGCATACACCCCTTTTACGACAAGTTCTTCATCAGGCTCCTGAACAATCTCTTTGAAAACCGGGAGCAATTTGAATTGCAGAAGAATGAGCTTGGCCTTGCCATGCCGGGAGCGTCCCATGTTGTCTGCTTCTGTACATTGGGAGGAATGAAGGTCGATACACTGGACAATGCGTCCCTCGCTGAACTGAACACCACTATCGTCCGTATGCTCAAGGATACCGCTTCACGTTTTCTCTCCTGTGATGTCATTCCACTGGACATGAAATCAATCGTCGTGCTGGCTCATCTGGAGACAAAAATCTCCACGGAAACCTTGCGGACAGCCCTTTCCTTGATGCTTCAGCAGACGGAACAGGTCATCAGAAACTACTTCTCCGTCACGCTCACCTATGCAATCGGAGTTCCGGTGCAGGACATGTACGACATCCATCATTCTTTCTTCACCGCCCGCCGTCTCAGTCTCCGCAATTCTTTGGCAGTCGCTTTCCCGGATGCCCTGGATGAAGAAGCGGAAAGCCCGGAGGCAGTATTCATGCACAGGGATGCCATTGCCAAGTCCATTGAAGAACTGGACACGGTGTCGCTGGATGCTTCCATCACCAATCTCCTCCACGTCATGGAAGAAAGACAGCTTTCCTTCTCGGAAGCCATGGACGCCGCGTGCGCCGTGCTCTACATGGCTTTGACCCTGTTGCCTGACGGACAGACGGTGATAGACGGAATTTTTTCCGACTCTCCGGACGGGTATCGCAGTATCTATTCCTGCAAAAACCATGAGGATATCATGAAATGGCTCAGCAACCTGGCCGCTGGGCTCAGCAAGGATATGGCAAGCAAGCGGCAGGACTACCGCCAGATGGTAGTACGCAATGTCCAGACGTACATTCATGAAAACATCTCGCGCAAACTGTCCCTTGGAGAAGTGTCGGCGTTGTTCGGCTTCAGTCAGAACTATCTCAGTCATCTGTTCACGAAATATGTCGGCACGTCTTTCGTGGAGTACGTGACCCGTGCAAAAATATCCACGGCAAAGGAAATGATGGTCTCCAGCAATGATAAGATTTATGCGATAGCCGAGAAATTGGGATTTGAAAACTCTTTTTATTTCAGTAAGGTGTTCAAGAAGGTCGAAGGGATATCCCCGCGTGACTATATGAACCGTACCATAAGCCAAGGAGAACAACATACGCCATGA
- a CDS encoding heparinase II/III domain-containing protein: MNDFTASAETSSSETLTRSDLLRSHAPRLSPIPGHYRPFPAACDRKAWESLPSCLSEALVSQALTLGKPYWPPLPPSLYRDFSLTGNRVRFQTPYFERRRNLSSLILAECVLHDGTFMQDIMDGINAICAETAWQLPAHNNYVRDSPPLPAPDPQRPVLDLFACETGAILALCCHLLGSELDGANPSIVSHVWDKINERIIRPYLGTHFWWMGSPDTQESLNNWTPWCTQNVLIAACIFSVRFPKKETLREIMGKALSSLDYFVASYGEDGCCSEGAQYYRHAGICLFSSLDIMCQASESDGNAFWSLPKLRNMALYIRNVHASEPWYINFADCSATPGPCGAREFLVAEKIGDENLARVAAHERVALPPAPPWDENNIFNRLQDIFTYERMLDVAARTPANEAAPPDIYYPSNGLFIARDSRFCVGVKAGDNDDSHNHNDVGSVTVYAAGCPLLIDLGVETYTRKTFSPERYEIWTMQSAWHNLPTFGNWMQHDGSEYKALDVSVCLEKHSASISMDIAGAYPPEARIGSYRRTVRLDKEKSLVITDSHSGAIPPTLSLLFAEEPVISETTITVAGHTLYLKGTSGKGTPCSCQSERVPVTDDRLAPAWGTAVWRVLVKFTDTLEIHIPWETPGERGAL, translated from the coding sequence ATGAATGACTTCACCGCATCAGCAGAAACCTCATCATCAGAAACCTTGACACGGAGCGACCTGCTCAGATCCCATGCGCCCCGTCTCTCCCCTATACCGGGACACTATCGCCCGTTTCCCGCCGCATGTGACAGGAAGGCATGGGAAAGCCTTCCCTCCTGCCTTTCAGAAGCCCTTGTCTCCCAGGCCCTCACTCTTGGGAAACCCTATTGGCCGCCTCTGCCACCATCCCTGTACAGGGATTTCTCCCTGACCGGCAACCGTGTCCGGTTCCAGACGCCCTATTTTGAACGGAGAAGGAACCTGTCTTCCCTCATCCTGGCCGAATGCGTCCTGCATGACGGTACGTTCATGCAGGACATCATGGATGGAATCAATGCAATCTGCGCGGAAACAGCGTGGCAGCTACCGGCTCACAACAACTATGTACGCGATTCTCCCCCATTGCCTGCCCCAGATCCTCAACGTCCTGTGCTGGATTTGTTTGCCTGCGAGACTGGAGCCATCCTTGCCCTGTGCTGCCATCTCCTGGGGTCAGAGCTTGATGGAGCGAATCCGTCCATCGTTTCCCATGTATGGGATAAAATCAATGAACGCATCATCCGTCCTTATCTGGGAACACATTTTTGGTGGATGGGTTCACCGGATACGCAGGAATCACTGAACAACTGGACGCCATGGTGTACCCAGAACGTACTCATTGCCGCCTGCATCTTCTCTGTCAGGTTCCCCAAAAAGGAAACCTTGCGGGAAATCATGGGAAAGGCGTTGTCCAGCCTGGATTACTTCGTTGCCAGTTACGGCGAGGACGGCTGTTGCAGTGAAGGCGCACAGTACTATCGGCATGCGGGCATCTGCCTGTTTTCATCTCTGGATATCATGTGCCAGGCAAGCGAATCGGATGGAAACGCCTTCTGGTCACTGCCAAAACTGCGCAACATGGCTCTGTACATCAGGAATGTCCACGCTTCCGAACCGTGGTACATCAACTTTGCCGACTGTTCAGCAACCCCTGGCCCTTGCGGAGCGCGGGAATTCCTCGTTGCTGAAAAAATCGGAGATGAAAATCTTGCCCGTGTTGCCGCTCATGAGCGCGTGGCTCTCCCTCCCGCCCCGCCATGGGATGAGAACAATATCTTCAACAGGCTCCAAGACATTTTCACGTATGAGAGAATGTTGGACGTTGCCGCGCGTACTCCCGCCAATGAAGCCGCCCCTCCTGACATCTATTATCCAAGCAACGGACTTTTCATTGCCAGGGACAGCAGGTTCTGCGTGGGCGTAAAGGCTGGCGACAATGATGACAGCCATAATCACAATGATGTAGGAAGCGTCACTGTCTATGCGGCCGGTTGTCCTCTGTTGATTGACCTGGGTGTCGAAACCTATACACGCAAGACATTTTCTCCTGAACGCTATGAGATATGGACCATGCAGAGCGCATGGCATAACCTCCCTACCTTCGGAAACTGGATGCAGCATGATGGTTCTGAATACAAGGCACTTGATGTTTCCGTATGTCTGGAGAAGCACTCCGCATCAATTTCCATGGATATTGCAGGAGCGTATCCGCCTGAAGCCCGCATAGGAAGCTATCGGCGCACCGTACGGTTGGATAAAGAAAAAAGCCTGGTTATCACGGACTCTCATTCAGGCGCGATACCGCCAACGCTCTCTCTCCTGTTTGCCGAAGAACCTGTGATATCAGAGACAACCATCACCGTGGCGGGACATACGCTCTACCTGAAAGGGACTTCCGGCAAAGGAACACCCTGCTCCTGCCAAAGCGAAAGGGTTCCTGTCACCGATGACCGTCTTGCTCCGGCATGGGGAACGGCTGTCTGGCGCGTCCTGGTAAAATTCACAGATACACTTGAAATACACATCCCATGGGAAACTCCAGGGGAAAGAGGCGCGTTATGA
- a CDS encoding carbohydrate-binding protein, whose amino-acid sequence MITLSIARKDSVIASRTGKEESILVHEGKYQEGDSIILETDEAPCHLVIRLEATLSPALVFMKEKSFSLPIPVGEKHISYDPLSFQGNVHLVSARKASKQEITAWRNLALNPYDHHGNSALFPHASANVETRGESVFAARNAIDGYAAADGHGKWPYTSWGINRDPMASLRIEFGQDVEIDEIVLYLRADFPHDGWWKKATAHFSDGSSLELNLKKPKGAQRFSLEKKITSFIVLDSLVKAAGPSPFPALAQIEAWGTACPCPPPCPCGRGMV is encoded by the coding sequence ATGATTACACTGAGCATTGCAAGAAAGGACTCCGTCATTGCATCACGCACGGGAAAGGAAGAAAGCATCCTTGTCCATGAAGGGAAGTATCAGGAAGGTGATTCCATAATCCTGGAAACTGATGAAGCTCCCTGCCATCTTGTCATACGGCTTGAAGCCACACTGTCGCCTGCGCTTGTCTTTATGAAGGAAAAGTCCTTCTCCCTCCCTATCCCTGTCGGAGAAAAACATATTTCCTATGATCCCCTCTCTTTTCAGGGCAATGTCCATCTGGTGAGCGCACGCAAGGCTTCAAAGCAGGAAATCACGGCATGGCGCAATCTGGCACTCAATCCGTATGACCATCACGGCAACTCGGCTCTGTTCCCCCATGCATCGGCGAATGTGGAGACACGGGGAGAATCTGTGTTCGCCGCACGCAATGCCATAGATGGATACGCAGCGGCTGATGGTCATGGCAAATGGCCTTATACAAGTTGGGGAATCAACAGGGATCCCATGGCTTCCCTCCGGATTGAATTTGGGCAGGATGTGGAGATTGATGAGATTGTCCTGTACTTGCGAGCGGATTTTCCTCATGACGGATGGTGGAAGAAGGCTACGGCGCATTTTAGCGATGGCTCATCGCTTGAGCTGAACCTGAAAAAGCCAAAGGGAGCGCAACGTTTCTCCCTGGAAAAGAAAATCACGTCCTTCATTGTCCTTGATTCCCTTGTCAAGGCCGCCGGGCCTTCGCCATTCCCTGCCTTGGCGCAGATAGAAGCATGGGGAACTGCGTGTCCTTGCCCGCCTCCTTGTCCCTGTGGTCGGGGGATGGTATAG
- the citX gene encoding citrate lyase holo-[acyl-carrier protein] synthase translates to MGNCVSLPASLSLWSGDGIVILSRTSSARTPYGGTMAPVDILDAREQRAAFQQELLAQNSGAVLVCIKANYPGPDKHTPHTSFTVHLLAREIEDSIPVIGRWETDTCEGTAVYFISAGAAVPIKDAMMRLENNHPLGRLIDIDVLSSRGAVSRRDMGYPERTCFICNEPARICARMRRHPVETIQKYYRDTVEDWCARDATRSVLFALVAEAACRPKFGLVTPFSQGRHRDMDYPLLVRSAFAIAPLITEATAMIDALRKPEDVFHDLRHAGVGIERKMLEVTGGVNTHRGAVFTFLLVLMAMRLDHAVPLSERIRMLAAPVAEDFQAIEKKAAQGTPLSHGEQVYMQYGEGGIRALALAGFPRVFNDYLPFFLVQEDEPNTALARTLLHIMATCDDTTVLYRNGIDALREVQRGAADVLAGKKEMMLFNDECIRRGISAGGCADLLALVVFLTVHGKKGHDAGTV, encoded by the coding sequence ATGGGGAACTGCGTGTCCTTGCCCGCCTCCTTGTCCCTGTGGTCGGGGGATGGTATAGTCATCCTGTCCCGGACATCGTCCGCAAGAACACCCTATGGAGGAACGATGGCTCCAGTTGACATTCTCGATGCCCGTGAGCAGCGGGCGGCTTTCCAGCAAGAACTCCTTGCCCAGAACAGCGGTGCGGTACTTGTCTGCATCAAGGCCAACTATCCCGGCCCGGACAAGCACACTCCCCATACCAGTTTCACCGTCCATCTCCTTGCCAGGGAAATTGAAGATTCCATTCCTGTCATCGGTCGATGGGAAACCGATACCTGCGAAGGAACGGCCGTGTACTTCATTTCAGCAGGAGCCGCGGTCCCGATAAAGGATGCCATGATGCGCCTGGAAAATAACCATCCGCTGGGCAGGCTTATTGACATAGACGTGCTTTCGTCACGGGGAGCAGTCTCCCGCCGTGATATGGGCTACCCCGAACGTACATGCTTCATCTGTAACGAACCGGCGCGTATCTGCGCACGGATGCGCAGGCATCCGGTGGAGACCATACAGAAGTATTACCGTGATACCGTGGAAGACTGGTGCGCGCGCGACGCGACAAGGAGCGTATTGTTCGCCTTGGTCGCCGAAGCTGCATGCCGACCCAAGTTTGGACTTGTGACGCCGTTCTCTCAAGGTCGTCACCGTGATATGGATTATCCCCTGCTGGTACGCAGCGCCTTTGCCATAGCTCCCCTCATTACCGAAGCCACAGCTATGATTGATGCCTTAAGGAAACCGGAAGATGTGTTTCACGACCTTCGTCACGCAGGCGTGGGAATTGAAAGGAAGATGCTGGAGGTGACGGGAGGGGTGAATACACACAGGGGCGCGGTGTTCACCTTCCTTCTTGTCCTGATGGCAATGAGGCTTGACCATGCCGTACCCTTGTCCGAACGGATAAGGATGCTGGCCGCTCCTGTCGCGGAGGATTTCCAGGCGATAGAGAAGAAAGCCGCGCAGGGAACTCCCCTCAGCCATGGGGAACAGGTGTACATGCAGTACGGAGAAGGCGGGATACGCGCCCTTGCCCTGGCCGGATTCCCACGGGTGTTCAATGACTACCTTCCCTTCTTTCTTGTTCAGGAAGATGAGCCGAACACTGCCCTGGCGCGGACATTACTTCACATCATGGCTACCTGTGACGACACAACGGTTCTTTACAGGAACGGTATTGATGCTCTGCGGGAAGTCCAGCGCGGCGCAGCCGACGTACTCGCGGGAAAGAAAGAGATGATGCTTTTCAACGATGAATGCATCAGGAGGGGAATCAGCGCGGGGGGCTGTGCTGACCTGCTCGCTCTCGTGGTATTCCTCACCGTCCATGGCAAGAAGGGACATGACGCGGGGACAGTCTGA
- the citC gene encoding [citrate (pro-3S)-lyase] ligase codes for MNRLWIEDSSRDRAEWKGLVEREGIRVENNIDAAYGIYEDGVLIATGSLFHNVLKCVAVDSSRRGGNVFSQLVSELMAEVFHRGYQSVCVYTKHEAVPSFEHLGFRLIEHVDDRLYFMEKAVSGFQGFIARLAKEKKEGGKVAAIVMNANPFTKGHQYLVRHASEENDVLHVFVLSEEMSVFSAADRLTLVKAGTAHLPNVHVHGTGSYMVSSSTFPSYFLKEDDDVTEIQARLDARLFKWHIAPALGIGVRYVGDEPYSRATNIYNHEMEKEFAGMPRLVVLERIAASGDIISATKVRRMLKDGEMDAVRAYVPETTYAFFLTDAGQKTIEKLRQQA; via the coding sequence ATGAACAGATTGTGGATTGAGGACAGCTCCCGCGACCGGGCGGAATGGAAAGGCTTGGTCGAGCGGGAAGGCATACGTGTGGAGAACAACATAGACGCTGCCTACGGCATCTATGAAGACGGCGTCCTCATTGCGACTGGTTCCCTGTTCCACAATGTCCTGAAATGTGTCGCCGTTGATTCCTCACGCCGTGGCGGGAACGTGTTCAGCCAGCTTGTCTCGGAGCTTATGGCGGAGGTGTTCCATCGCGGGTATCAGTCCGTATGCGTCTATACCAAGCATGAGGCTGTCCCTTCGTTCGAGCATCTTGGATTCCGTCTGATCGAACATGTCGATGACAGGCTCTACTTCATGGAAAAGGCGGTGTCGGGTTTCCAAGGTTTCATTGCCCGTCTTGCAAAGGAAAAGAAGGAAGGCGGCAAAGTCGCGGCCATCGTGATGAACGCCAATCCCTTCACCAAAGGGCATCAGTACCTTGTCAGACACGCCAGCGAGGAAAATGATGTACTCCACGTCTTCGTACTCAGTGAGGAAATGTCCGTGTTCTCAGCTGCGGATCGCTTGACCTTGGTCAAGGCGGGTACGGCTCATCTGCCCAATGTGCATGTACACGGGACGGGGAGCTACATGGTGTCATCCTCTACATTCCCGTCCTATTTTCTGAAAGAGGACGATGATGTCACCGAGATTCAGGCACGGCTGGACGCACGGCTTTTCAAGTGGCACATAGCCCCCGCGCTTGGCATAGGCGTCCGCTATGTGGGGGATGAGCCCTACAGCCGTGCGACGAACATCTACAACCATGAGATGGAAAAAGAGTTCGCTGGAATGCCTCGGCTTGTCGTGCTGGAACGCATCGCCGCCAGCGGGGACATCATCAGTGCCACGAAAGTCCGCCGAATGCTGAAAGACGGAGAGATGGATGCAGTCCGCGCCTACGTCCCGGAGACGACATATGCTTTCTTCTTGACCGACGCCGGACAGAAAACAATTGAAAAGCTACGCCAACAGGCGTGA
- a CDS encoding AbrB family transcriptional regulator, translating to MVQVAVTIAVAFLGGFVGKKIRMPNPWMFGSLLAVSIFGLSTGKAAYPSDWKIIAQVIAGAYIGKNITRREVSRAGKIAVPALVSVVLMLVCMTISGFILHKFFGLSLTTALLSSVPGGVADITLMSSDFHADISVVALFQTSRLICVLTLLPQIARFRLRRVPATLKSAGEVMPAANASAAIPAVSAEGMNRASCPTDGTANSSAGSRAGGHGGTGIDIMLTLLAAVAGGVLGKMSGIPAGALSFAMLFTAAYGIITRHARVPEFAKRIAQGLSGALIGSGVTWDFIRGVPSLVVPLVIVLAVYFACNWLVSSVIPRISGMDMETALFATAPGGASDIALIVSDIAPGADQGQVVLMHMIRLVAVVALVPLAVEAFLPFFS from the coding sequence ATGGTTCAGGTCGCTGTGACTATCGCAGTTGCGTTTCTCGGAGGCTTCGTGGGGAAGAAAATCCGCATGCCGAATCCATGGATGTTCGGATCGTTGCTGGCGGTATCCATATTTGGTCTTTCCACGGGGAAGGCCGCGTATCCCTCGGACTGGAAGATCATTGCCCAGGTCATCGCAGGAGCGTACATTGGCAAGAACATCACACGCAGGGAAGTTTCCCGTGCTGGCAAGATAGCGGTTCCCGCGCTTGTCTCTGTCGTCCTGATGCTCGTGTGCATGACCATCAGCGGTTTCATCCTGCACAAGTTCTTCGGTCTGTCGTTGACTACGGCGTTACTGTCATCCGTTCCGGGAGGGGTCGCCGACATCACGCTGATGAGTTCTGATTTCCATGCGGACATATCGGTTGTTGCGCTTTTCCAGACTTCTCGTCTGATTTGCGTCCTGACGCTCCTGCCTCAAATAGCCCGGTTCCGCTTGCGCAGGGTTCCTGCTACGCTCAAGTCCGCAGGAGAAGTGATGCCTGCCGCAAACGCGTCGGCGGCCATCCCGGCGGTTAGTGCCGAAGGAATGAACCGTGCGTCTTGCCCGACTGATGGCACGGCGAATAGCTCGGCTGGCAGCCGGGCTGGTGGTCATGGCGGCACTGGCATTGACATTATGCTGACCCTTCTTGCGGCCGTCGCTGGCGGCGTTCTGGGCAAGATGTCCGGCATTCCGGCAGGAGCCTTGAGCTTCGCCATGTTGTTCACGGCTGCATACGGAATCATCACCCGCCATGCCCGTGTCCCTGAATTTGCCAAACGGATTGCTCAGGGATTATCAGGAGCCCTCATCGGCTCCGGTGTCACATGGGATTTCATCCGGGGAGTACCCTCCCTTGTGGTTCCGCTGGTGATTGTCCTGGCGGTATATTTTGCGTGCAACTGGCTGGTGTCCAGCGTGATTCCCCGCATCTCCGGCATGGACATGGAGACTGCGCTGTTCGCAACGGCGCCGGGGGGAGCCAGCGACATTGCCCTCATTGTCAGCGACATAGCTCCCGGAGCCGACCAGGGGCAGGTCGTGCTCATGCATATGATTCGTCTTGTCGCGGTCGTCGCTCTTGTCCCTCTTGCTGTCGAGGCTTTCTTGCCATTCTTCTCCTGA